CCCGCCGGAGTGCAGCATGTCCTCGACCTGCGGCTTCAGGTGTACGGACACCCTGATGATGCCGTCGCCGCTCTCCCAGTAGCTCACCCGCAGCACGTCCTCGAAGGCGAAGGGCTGGTACAGGGGCCTCAGCTCGTAGGCCACGACCGTGCCCTGGGCAGTCTGGACCCGCATGGGCAACACCGCCGTGGCGGCGGGATTGTGCAGGTCGAAAGCACGGGCGCGCTCGATGGCCTCGACCGCGTCCAGGCCCTTCATCACGCGGTAGTCAAACTCCGGGGCCCTGGGCACGATGGTGTAGGGGTCTCCGGCCACATCGAGGATGGCGGTGGTCTCCAGGTCCTGGAGATGGTTTCCGCCATAAAGGATGAGGTCGAAGGTCCCCCGTATGGGCTCCGTGCTCTTCATGTTGGACGTCCTCAGGGTGCCGGCGCATCCCGCGGCAAGGAGCGTCACGGCAAGGGCGGTTATGAGGGCACACCGCTTCACTACGGCCTCAGGGCCCGCGCCTCATGAGCGGCACAACGGTGACGTCCACTTTCACCTTCCCCTCCCCGGTGAGCAGGTAGCGTATCTCTATCAGGTTCGGCACGGGCCGGGATATGAGCTCCCGCCGGGAGCGGAGCTCGAACCCGATGACCCTGTTCTGCTCATCGAGGATGCGGCGTATCCGGACGGGCCATTTCTCGGGCTCCTGGCCCTTGAGGTACCGGGCCGCGCCTTCCACCGCCTCGGGACCGGTGACGCCCTCCACCCTCTGCGTGACGTCCTCGGGCTTGAAGGGGACGAACTCGTACTCATCGTCCTCCCTGTCCAGGATGACGACGTCCTTGCCCTCCTCCGCGTTGTAGTACAGAACATTGTACGGCCCCGTCACTTCCTCCGGCGTCCCGCCCTCCTCGGCCCTGACGGCCTTCTGCGCCGCGCAGGAGACCAGGGCGAGAAGGGCCAGGGGGGCAACAAGGGAAAAAACGCTCTTCATACCTTCATCATAGGACCCCCCGCATGCGGTGTCAAGGAGGCCGGCCACCAGTGGCCCGCCTCCTTCTCACGCGGCCTCATGAGAGGTCCGGGGCAACAGGGAGGCTGCTGCGGGGTCGTGCCGCGCGTGGTTTCCAAGGGCGGCCTCCCGGCCGCCGGTGGCGTAGCAGTAGAGGCACCCGTGCAAGCAGGTGTCGTAGGCCCCTATGTCCTTGCTCCGTGCGCAGCCGCAGGCCGCCCTCTGCGAGGGGTCCTTCTCCCCGGAGACCCGCACCCCCAGGACGTCCCCGATGAGCGCGCCGTCGATGCACCGCCCGGGTGAAATGCCGTGGGGGGAGAGGTCCTCGGGGCTTGCGCAGGAGAAGACCGGAAGGCCTTGGCCGCCCGCCGCCCGGGAAAGACCCCGGGCGATGCGCAGGCGGGCCTCCCTGTCGGGGTCCTGGAAAGCGACGGCCGCCCGCGTGAGGTTCCGGACGGTCTTGCCGTAAAGATGGGCGAAGCTCACCACCACCCGGCGGGTGAAAGGACCAAGCGCCCGGAGAAGCTCCTCGAAGTTCCTGAGGATGTACTCCTCCGGGGTCGCCTCCGAGATCAGGACGGGGTCGTACCGCCAGAGGACCCTCTCGGGGCCGACCCGCCCGCTCAGTGCCCGAAAGGCCTCCACCGCCTCCTTTGGCCGGGGGGCGAAGGGCTCGAGCACGGGCGGATAGCCGGTGATGGTGTAGAGAAAGTAATACCTGTAGCCCCGCCTGTCCAGCTCCTCCAGATGGGGCATGAGGGGCGCGGGGTTGCGCGTCCAGAAGACGACGGCCTCCACGGCCTCGGGCCGGAGGTCCACCCTGCTCGTCTGGGCGGGGTTGAAGGGATTTTCGACCAGGGCGTACCCCTCGCGCGTGCGGTTCATGAACCACTCGGCGTAGAACGCCGGAATGTCGGTGCGCCGGGAGGCGGAGATGACCATGGATGTATTTTAATCGAACACCCGCCAAACCGGCAGAAGCTTGCTCTATACACATAAATATGCTATATTTGGTGTATAGAGTGGAAGGAGGTGATTTTCATGTTGAGGACGAACATCGAGCTTGATGAAAAGCTCGTGAAGGAGGCCATGACGCTCACTCACAAGAAGACCAAGAAGGAGCTTGTGAATTACGCCCTCCAGGAGCTCATCAGCAGGACAAAGAGGAAGAAGCTCCTTGAACTGGAAGGCAAGGTGCAATGGTCCGGCGACCTCGCCGAGATGAGAAAGGGCAGGACATGATTCTTGTGGATACCAGCGTCTGGGTGGACTTCCTCAGGGGCGTGAACTCCCCCCACCGCCGGATGCTCCACAGGCTCGTAGAGGACGAGGCGGACATCGCCATCACCGGGATAATCCTTACGGAAATCCTCCAGGGCATAAAGGAAGACAGAGATTATCGCAGGATGCGGGAGTACCTTCTGGAATTCCCCATCCATGAACCGAAGGGCGCCCAGACCTACCTTGCCGCCGCACGGATTTATAGGGAGTGCAGGAAAAAGGGCAAGACCGTCAGGAGAACCGTGGACTGCATCATCGCCGCGATATGCATGGAAAATAATTTGACCCTTTTTCACAAGGATGCCGACTTTGACCGCATCGAGGC
This portion of the Nitrospirota bacterium genome encodes:
- a CDS encoding DUF1848 domain-containing protein, whose amino-acid sequence is MVISASRRTDIPAFYAEWFMNRTREGYALVENPFNPAQTSRVDLRPEAVEAVVFWTRNPAPLMPHLEELDRRGYRYYFLYTITGYPPVLEPFAPRPKEAVEAFRALSGRVGPERVLWRYDPVLISEATPEEYILRNFEELLRALGPFTRRVVVSFAHLYGKTVRNLTRAAVAFQDPDREARLRIARGLSRAAGGQGLPVFSCASPEDLSPHGISPGRCIDGALIGDVLGVRVSGEKDPSQRAACGCARSKDIGAYDTCLHGCLYCYATGGREAALGNHARHDPAAASLLPRTSHEAA
- a CDS encoding type II toxin-antitoxin system VapB family antitoxin, whose product is MLRTNIELDEKLVKEAMTLTHKKTKKELVNYALQELISRTKRKKLLELEGKVQWSGDLAEMRKGRT
- a CDS encoding PIN domain nuclease, which gives rise to MILVDTSVWVDFLRGVNSPHRRMLHRLVEDEADIAITGIILTEILQGIKEDRDYRRMREYLLEFPIHEPKGAQTYLAAARIYRECRKKGKTVRRTVDCIIAAICMENNLTLFHKDADFDRIEA